In Arvicola amphibius chromosome 1, mArvAmp1.2, whole genome shotgun sequence, one DNA window encodes the following:
- the Dcun1d3 gene encoding DCN1-like protein 3 — translation MGQCVTKCKNPSSTLGSKNGDRDPSSKSHSRRGAGHREEQVPPCGKPAGDILVNGTKKAEAATEACQLPTSSGDAGRESKTNAEESSLQRLEELFRRYKDEREDAILEEGMERFCNDLCVDPTEFRVLLLAWKFQAATMCKFTRKEFFDGCKAISADSIDGICARFPSLLTEAKQEDKFKDLYRFTFQFGLDSEEGQRSLHREIAIALWKLVFTQNNPPVLDQWLDFLTENPSGIKGISRDTWNMFLNFTQVIGPDLSNYSEDEAWPSLFDTFVEWEMERRRREAEGRGALSSGPEGLCPEEPH, via the exons ATGGGCCAGTGTGTCACCAAGTGCAAGAATCCTTCATCAACCTTGGGCAGCAAGAATGGAGACCGTGACCCTAGCAGCAAGTCACACAGCAGGCGGGGAGCTGGCCACCGTGAGGAACAGGTGCCACCTTGTGGCAAACCAGCTGGGGATATCCTTGTCAATGGGACCAAGAAAGCAGAGGCTGCCACTGAGGCCTGCCAGCTGCCAACATCTTCTGGAGATGCTGGGAGGGAGTCCAAGACCAATGCTGAGGAGTCTTCCTTGCAGAGGTTGGAAGAACTGTTCAGGCGCTACAAGGACGAGCGGGAGGATGCAATCTTGGAGGAAGGCATGGAGCGCTTTTGCAATGACCTGTGTGTTGATCCTACGGAATTTCGAGTGCTGCTCTTGGCCTGGAAGTTCCAGGCGGCTACCATGTGCAAATTCACCAG GAAGGAGTTTTTTGATGGCTGTAAAGCAATAAGTGCAGACAGCATTGATGGGATCTGTGCACGGTTCCCTAGCCTCTTAACAGAAGCCAAACAAGAAGATAAATTCAAGGATCTCTACCGGTTTACATTTCAGTTTGGCCTGGACTCTGAAGAAGGGCAGCGATCACTGCATCGTGAAATAGCCATTGCCCTGTGGAAACTAGTGTTTACCCAGAACAACCCTCCTGTATTGGACCAATGGCTAGACTTCCTAACAGAGAACCCCTCGGGAATCAAGGGCATCTCCCGGGACACTTGGAACATGTTTCTCAACTTCACTCAGGTGATTGGCCCTGACCTCAGCAACTACAGTGAAGACGAGGCCTGGCCGAGTCTCTTTGACACCTTTGTGGAGTGGGAAATGGAGcggaggagaagagaagcagaggggagaggtGCACTCAGCTCAGGGCCCGAGGGCTTGTGTCCAGAGGAGCCGCACTGA